A stretch of the Denticeps clupeoides chromosome 6, fDenClu1.1, whole genome shotgun sequence genome encodes the following:
- the gabrr3a gene encoding LOW QUALITY PROTEIN: gamma-aminobutyric acid receptor subunit rho-3a (The sequence of the model RefSeq protein was modified relative to this genomic sequence to represent the inferred CDS: deleted 1 base in 1 codon) yields MILPLLTLRLMCLAGLWPITLLSGSHFPNRKRNKDVYLGENTRHKHGGRIDFKMKKSDSTKSLLIKSEQLLRIEDHDFAMRPGFGGSAIPVGIDVQVESIDSISEVNMDFTMTLYLRHYWQDDRLAFPSSNNKSRTFDARLVKKIWVPDVFFVHSKRSFIHDTTMENIMLRVYPDGNILYSVRVTVTALCSMDFSSFPLDTQNCSLELESYAYNENDLMLYWKNGNDSLRTDEIVLSQFFIEQFHPSYGLAFYSSTGWYNRLYINFILRRHIFFFMLQTYFPTMLMVMLSWVSFWIDRRAVPARVSLGITTVLTMSTIITGVSASMPQVSYVKAVDIYLWASFLFVFLSVIEYAAVNYFTTVEEMKKLKRGKLPVTFNPTQAMAFDGCFHDNELDLSPFPELSTTPSTERTAPPRNSTSVADPPPEEGTRLWRKRSIRHNINFIMSNSYMIDSYSRIIFPLAYLLFNIIYWSMYS; encoded by the exons ATGATCCTGCCCCTCCTGACGCTGAGGCTCATGTGCCTGGCCGGCCTCTGGCCCATCACGCTGCTGAGCGGGAGCCATTTCCCCAACCGCAAGAGAAACAAGGACGTCTACCTCGGAGAGAACACACGGCACAAACATGGAGG GCGGATCGACTTCAAGATGAAGAAGTCGGACAGCACCAAGTCCCTGCTGATCAAGTCGGAGCAGCTCCTGAGAATCGAGGACCACGACTTTGCCATGAGGCCGGGCTTTGGAG GGTCAGCCATACCGGTGGGCATTGATGTGCAAGTGGAGAGCATCGACAGCATCTCAGAAGTCAACATG gatTTTACCATGACTCTATACCTGAGGCACTACTGGCAGGATGATCGACTGGCTTTTCCCTCAAGCAACAACAAAAGCCGCACGTTTGACGCACGACTAGTGAAGAAGATCTGGGTGCCTGATGTCTTCTTTGTCCATTCAAAACGCTCCTTCATCCATGACACCACCATGGAGAATATCATGTTGAGAGTCTACCCTGATGGAAACATCCTCTACAGTGTGAG GGTCACAGTAACTGCTCTCTGTTCCATGGACTTCAGTAGTTTTCCATTGGACACACAAAACTGTTCACTAGAGTTGGAAAGTT ATGCGTACAATGAGAACGACCTCATGCTCTACTGGAAGAACGGGAACGATTCACTAAGGACTGATGAGATCGTGctctctcagttttttattgAACAATTCCACCCTTCCTACGGGCTCGCCTTCTACAGCAGCACTG GTTGGTATAACCGCCTCTACATTAACTTCATCCTGCGGAGGCATATATTCTTCTTCATGCTGCAGACCTATTTCCCCACCATGCTGATGGTCATGCTCTCCTGGGTGTCCTTCTGGATCGACCGCAGGGCTGTCCCTGCACGAGTCTCGCTAG GTATCACCACCGTTCTCACCATGTCTACTATCATCACAGGCGTGTCCGCCTCCATGCCACAGGTTTCCTATGTGAAAGCCGTCGACATCTACCTGTGGGCGagctttctgtttgttttcctgtCTGTCATTGAGTACGCCGCAGTCAACTACTTCACCACGGTGGAAGAAATGAAGAAGCTGAAAAGGGGAAAG CTCCCGGTAACATTTAACCCTACTCAGGCCATGGCGTTTGATGGTTGTTTCCATGACAATGAGCTTGACCTGTCACCTTTCCCTGAGCTCTCAACCACTCCCAGCACAGAGCGCACAGCACCCCCTCGGAACTCGACGTCTGTGGCCGACCCCCCCCCCGAA GAGGGCACCCGGCTCTGGAGAAAGCGCTCCATTCGCCACAACATCAACTTCATCATGAGTAACAGCTACATGATCGACTCGTACTCCAGAATCATCTTCCCACTGGCCTACCTGCTGTTCAATATCATCTATTGGAGCATGTACTCCTGA